Genomic window (Canis lupus dingo isolate Sandy chromosome 6, ASM325472v2, whole genome shotgun sequence):
TTTAGTACTGAAGGTTAAAACCATGTTGGACAAAGGGTCAGCCGTTGATGCCCAACCCATCAAAGGATTTTCCCATCGCTCCCTGGTATCAAACtccatcttccatttctttgtgttatttaCTCCAGACTGCATGTTATCGCGAGCAGGAACAAAGATCCTGACTTTTCTAGTTTTGATATGCTCTTCTGGAACACCAGTTAAAGTAGTAATATCCAATTTTTCATCAACTGTTATGAGTTGCGTGTCTCGAGCTTGGTCCTGTGCCAACCTCCATGTGGAAGTGCTTAATGACCTGGCAGGAGCCCTGGAAACGGAACAGGCGGCTGCAGCCGCGGCCCTTTCCCCCCAGAGCATTCGCCTCAGCGCCGCTGACATGGAGGCCGCCGCCATCTTGCTGTAGGCTAACCCCCGGTTTTGTTCAAGGAGGCACTGCTTTAGGAAATATCCCTGATGCTTTCTACTTGTGGCAGGTAAAACCCTTCCTTCTCCTATTCTTTGGCTTGGTTGTGTCTTTTGGCTCTGTACCTACCAAGAAGTGAACCCAGTTTTGGGTAACATAACGACTCAGCTTCTGAGGCCAGAAACTTAGGAGTTATGATTGATTCCTTCTTTTCCCTCACCTTCCACATCAATCCAAAATGAATCTTGCCTGTTTACAACCATATTGCTACTGCCTTCATCCAGACCACCAACCGGCATCTCTCACCTGGACTGATCATCTCCCTTTTTCCATATGTGCCCATCCCACAAGAGCAACCACAGTGAATGATCTTTATAAAGATTATTCCATGTCACCTGGCTAAAACCCTCTACTGGCTTCCCAGTACActatagaataaaattcaaactccttaCCATGGTCTACAAGGCCTTGTGTGACTCAACCCTGCtaactctcattcattcattctc
Coding sequences:
- the LOC112646084 gene encoding NADH dehydrogenase [ubiquinone] iron-sulfur protein 4, mitochondrial-like; translation: MAAASMSAALRRMLWGERAAAAAACSVSRAPARSLSTSTWRLAQDQARDTQLITVDEKLDITTLTGVPEEHIKTRKVRIFVPARDNMQSGVNNTKKWKMEFDTRERWENPLMGWASTADPLSNMVLTFSTKEDAAAFAEKNGWSYDIEERKVPKPKSKSYGANFSWNKRTRVSTK